One window of Nicotiana tomentosiformis chromosome 11, ASM39032v3, whole genome shotgun sequence genomic DNA carries:
- the LOC104091887 gene encoding uncharacterized protein, protein MVEHFRERKTNLYMVFINLEKTYDKVSREVLWRCLEARGSKLRRTKTEYIKFKFSNATHKDEVEVRLDTQVIRKRETFKYLGVVIQSNKEIDEDITHCIGTWWMKSKLASSVLCNKNVPPRLKGKFYRVVIRPIMLYGMELWLVKNSHVQKLKVAKMRILR, encoded by the exons ATGGTGGAGCATTTTAGGGAGAGGAAGACGAATTTGTATATGGTGTTCATTAATCTGGAAAAAACATATGATAAAGTCTCAAGGGAAGTCCtatggaggtgtttggaggctagag GTTCCAAGCTAAGAAGGACTAAAACTGAATACATAAAGTTCAAGTTTAGTAATGCAACTCATAAAGATGAAGTGGAAGTGAGGCTTGATACGCAAGTTATCCGTAAGAGGGAGACTTTCAAGTATCTTGGGGTAGTAATCCAAAGTAACAAGGAGATTGATGAGGATATCACACATTGTATTGGGACATGGTGGATGAAATCGAAGCTTGCTTCCAGTGTCTTGTGCAATAAAAATGTGCCACCAAGACTTAAAGGCAAGTTTTATAGAGTGGTGATTAGACCGATTATGCTGTATGGGATGGAGCTTTGGCTAGTGAAGAACTCTCATGTCCAGAAGTTGAAAGTAGCGAAGATGAGGATACTGAGATAG